The Nesterenkonia xinjiangensis genome contains a region encoding:
- a CDS encoding diacylglycerol kinase family protein yields the protein MSLELLFTLLIVSALVHVIALVVIIRALVTTRRLQEEIAEIGRLQDRVQHDADHGLPTRAERQVALVVNPTKAEADEVVRLVHSACSRAGMQAPLLLATTASDPGHQMAADAVSRGADVVIAAGGDGTVRAVAAELTGTDVALGIIPMGTGNLFARNIGLPYQDLHACVDESLHGLSHRVDTLDLALHRADGTTDKENSLVIAGGGLDAEVMGDTREALKQRAGWLAYGEAGMRHVMGRRRSITVAVDDAEPETHRVRSVLLANCGMLQAGMILVPSARFDDGRLDAVLFTPRHAWDWAKIVAKTVTRFTADIPVMTVRQARVSTLTMAEPLPFQIDGDAVGEVVAVEARVRPSSLIVNGVTGAPWIESGRFEVDPAEDWERRSELHEADGPNP from the coding sequence GTGAGCCTCGAGCTGCTGTTTACCCTGCTGATCGTCTCCGCCCTGGTGCACGTCATCGCCCTGGTGGTGATCATCCGTGCCCTGGTCACCACTCGCCGCCTCCAGGAGGAGATCGCCGAGATCGGCCGCCTCCAGGACCGAGTCCAGCACGACGCCGACCACGGCCTCCCGACGCGCGCCGAGCGGCAGGTCGCCCTGGTGGTCAACCCGACCAAGGCCGAGGCCGACGAAGTCGTCCGTCTGGTGCACTCCGCCTGCTCCCGCGCGGGAATGCAGGCGCCGCTGCTGCTGGCCACCACCGCATCGGATCCCGGCCACCAGATGGCCGCCGACGCGGTGAGCAGGGGCGCCGACGTGGTCATCGCCGCCGGCGGAGACGGCACGGTCCGCGCCGTGGCGGCCGAACTGACCGGCACCGACGTCGCGCTGGGCATCATCCCGATGGGCACCGGCAATCTCTTCGCCCGCAACATCGGTCTGCCCTACCAGGATCTTCACGCCTGCGTGGACGAGTCGCTGCACGGCCTCTCCCACCGGGTGGACACCCTGGACCTCGCCCTGCACCGCGCCGACGGCACCACGGACAAGGAGAACTCGCTGGTCATCGCCGGCGGCGGGCTCGACGCCGAGGTCATGGGTGACACCCGCGAAGCACTCAAGCAGCGCGCCGGCTGGCTGGCCTACGGAGAGGCCGGCATGCGCCATGTGATGGGCCGCCGACGCAGCATCACCGTCGCCGTCGACGACGCCGAGCCGGAGACCCACCGGGTCCGCTCGGTGCTTCTGGCCAACTGCGGAATGCTCCAGGCCGGCATGATCCTGGTGCCTTCGGCACGGTTCGACGACGGCCGGCTCGACGCGGTGCTGTTCACCCCGCGCCATGCATGGGACTGGGCGAAGATCGTGGCCAAGACCGTCACCCGCTTCACCGCGGACATTCCGGTGATGACCGTGCGGCAGGCACGGGTCAGCACCCTGACCATGGCGGAGCCGCTGCCCTTCCAGATCGACGGCGACGCCGTCGGGGAGGTCGTCGCCGTCGAAGCCCGCGTCCGGCCCTCCTCGCTGATCGTCAACGGTGTGACCGGGGCCCCGTGGATCGAATCGGGACGTTTCGAGGTGGACCCGGCTGAGGACTGGGAGCGCCGGAGCGAGCTTCACGAGGCCGACGGCCCGAACCCCTGA
- the serS gene encoding serine--tRNA ligase, protein MIDIKDLIDNPDVYRASQRARQADESVVDQLISAQQSRNEAIARFESLRAEQKAFGKRVAQAQGEEKQRLLAEVKDLSTQVKAAEAASGEADEALRSLQRRVPNLIHQGVPSGGEDDFVVLREEGSPRDFTGEGFEPQDHLALAEGLDAVDMERGAKVSGARFYFLKGYGARLELAIMQMGLDKALGEGFTPMITPTLVRPETMQGTGFDVEHDEEIYRLERDDLYLVGTSEVAIAGYHADEIMDLTDGPVRYAGWSSCYRREAGSHGKDTRGILRVHQFNKLEMFIYCALEDAEAEHRRLLGWEEEMLKALELPYRVVDIAAGDLGLSAARKFDCEAWVPTQGTYRELTSTSDCGSFQARRLNIRERTVKEDGSKGPTRPVATLNGTLATTRWLVAILENHQQADGSVQVPEALRPYLGGLEVLEPVR, encoded by the coding sequence GTGATCGACATCAAGGACCTCATCGACAACCCCGACGTCTACAGGGCCAGCCAGCGCGCGCGGCAGGCCGACGAATCCGTGGTGGACCAGCTGATCTCCGCACAGCAGTCCCGGAACGAGGCGATCGCCCGGTTCGAGTCCCTGCGCGCCGAGCAGAAGGCCTTCGGCAAGAGGGTCGCCCAGGCCCAGGGCGAGGAGAAGCAGCGGCTGCTGGCTGAGGTCAAGGACCTGTCCACGCAGGTGAAGGCCGCCGAGGCAGCCAGCGGCGAGGCCGACGAGGCGCTCCGTTCGCTGCAGCGTCGGGTGCCCAACCTGATCCATCAGGGCGTCCCCTCCGGGGGCGAGGACGACTTCGTCGTGCTGCGCGAGGAGGGCTCCCCGCGAGACTTCACCGGCGAGGGCTTCGAGCCCCAGGATCATCTGGCGCTGGCAGAGGGTCTGGACGCCGTGGACATGGAACGTGGGGCGAAGGTCTCGGGTGCCCGCTTCTACTTCCTCAAGGGGTACGGAGCCCGCCTGGAGCTGGCCATCATGCAGATGGGGCTGGACAAGGCGCTCGGCGAGGGCTTCACCCCGATGATCACCCCCACGCTGGTGCGCCCCGAGACCATGCAGGGCACCGGCTTCGACGTCGAGCACGACGAGGAGATCTACCGCCTCGAGCGGGACGACCTCTACCTGGTGGGCACCTCGGAGGTGGCGATCGCCGGCTACCACGCCGACGAGATCATGGACCTCACCGACGGGCCCGTCCGTTACGCCGGCTGGTCCTCCTGCTACCGGCGTGAGGCCGGCTCGCACGGCAAGGACACCCGCGGGATCCTGCGGGTGCACCAGTTCAACAAGTTGGAGATGTTCATCTACTGCGCCCTGGAGGACGCCGAGGCGGAGCACCGTCGTCTGCTCGGCTGGGAGGAGGAGATGCTGAAGGCCCTCGAACTGCCCTACCGGGTGGTGGACATCGCCGCCGGGGACCTCGGGCTCTCTGCGGCGCGGAAGTTCGACTGCGAAGCGTGGGTCCCCACCCAGGGCACCTACCGGGAGCTGACCTCGACCTCGGACTGCGGCAGCTTCCAGGCGCGTCGGCTCAACATCCGGGAGCGCACGGTCAAGGAGGACGGCTCCAAGGGCCCCACCCGCCCGGTCGCGACCCTCAACGGGACCCTGGCCACCACGCGTTGGCTGGTGGCGATCCTGGAGAACCACCAGCAGGCCGACGGGTCCGTGCAGGTACCTGAGGCGCTTCGCCCGTACCTGGGCGGACTCGAGGTGCTCGAGCCGGTCCGCTGA
- a CDS encoding carbohydrate ABC transporter permease gives MSTPDLTSTSSTVPTRRSRPLIRPRRKFNLPLTILLVVCTLTVLVPFFVTVSMAFKTGSQAVQGQAFTLPSPVSIEGFVEAWRLTDFPVSFAISVFVSAIAVAGAVLISTMAAYSIYANWERRFFRFAFFYILAAMFLPFPVLALSQIKLSGMVGLDTPLGVGILHIMFHLGFNVLLLTTFLRNMPPALEEAARIDGASTWQTFWRIIFPVLAPMSATVGIFAFLFSWNDFMMPSMIISDPSLQTLPVVNQLFQSQFSSNYHVSFASYLMALAPSILVFVFTQRWVLSGVTQGAVK, from the coding sequence ATGTCCACTCCTGACCTCACCTCGACCTCCAGCACCGTCCCCACCAGACGCTCTCGGCCGCTCATCCGGCCTCGGAGAAAGTTCAACCTCCCCCTGACGATCCTGCTGGTCGTCTGCACACTGACCGTCCTGGTGCCGTTCTTCGTCACCGTGTCCATGGCCTTCAAGACCGGTTCCCAAGCGGTCCAGGGGCAGGCGTTCACCCTGCCCAGTCCGGTCAGCATCGAGGGCTTCGTCGAAGCATGGCGGCTGACCGACTTTCCGGTCAGCTTCGCCATCTCGGTGTTCGTCTCGGCGATCGCCGTCGCGGGCGCCGTGCTGATCAGCACCATGGCCGCCTATTCGATCTACGCCAACTGGGAGCGCAGGTTCTTCAGGTTCGCCTTCTTCTACATCCTGGCGGCGATGTTCCTGCCCTTCCCGGTGCTCGCACTCTCACAGATCAAGCTCAGCGGAATGGTGGGCCTGGACACGCCGCTCGGCGTCGGCATCCTGCACATCATGTTCCATCTGGGCTTCAACGTGCTGCTGCTGACCACCTTCTTGCGCAACATGCCCCCCGCCCTGGAGGAGGCGGCCCGCATCGACGGCGCCAGCACCTGGCAGACCTTCTGGAGGATCATCTTCCCGGTGCTCGCCCCGATGAGCGCGACCGTGGGCATCTTCGCCTTCCTGTTCTCTTGGAACGACTTCATGATGCCGTCGATGATCATCTCGGATCCCTCGCTGCAGACGCTGCCCGTGGTGAACCAGCTCTTCCAGAGCCAGTTCAGCAGCAACTACCACGTCTCCTTCGCCTCATATCTGATGGCGCTGGCGCCGTCGATCCTCGTCTTCGTCTTCACGCAGCGCTGGGTGCTCTCCGGGGTCACCCAGGGTGCGGTGAAGTAG
- a CDS encoding carbohydrate ABC transporter permease, with protein MSLTTSDATKSAAPARPAPTRKRGPDRTHWLFLLPTLIVFTLCIALPAVMGIFFSFTNSVGYGDWDFVGLANYQLMFTDPAIMWSFGFTLGFSAVTVVVTNVIAFLLAVGLTSQIRGRVVLRTIFVIPMVVSPIIIAFVFQFLFARSLPAAAQAVGFGPLESSILADSDLAWISIVIVTAWQAIPGTMLIYIAGLVAIPHDVYEASSIDGAGPWKQLLTITVPLMTGYIVINVILTFKNFLNAYDIIVGLTDGGPGTSTRTVAMTIFSGFTDGDYAYQMATATIFFLITLAIALVQLRLMRRKEK; from the coding sequence ATGTCTCTCACCACCTCCGACGCCACGAAGTCCGCCGCCCCGGCCCGGCCCGCCCCGACCCGCAAGCGGGGACCCGACCGGACGCACTGGCTGTTCCTGCTGCCCACCCTGATCGTCTTCACCCTGTGCATCGCGCTGCCGGCAGTGATGGGCATCTTCTTCAGCTTCACCAACTCCGTCGGCTACGGAGACTGGGACTTCGTCGGGCTGGCCAACTACCAGCTGATGTTCACGGATCCTGCGATCATGTGGTCCTTCGGCTTCACCCTCGGGTTCTCCGCCGTGACGGTGGTGGTGACCAACGTCATCGCCTTCCTGCTCGCCGTCGGTCTGACCTCGCAGATCCGAGGCCGCGTGGTGCTGCGGACCATCTTCGTGATCCCGATGGTGGTCTCCCCGATCATCATCGCCTTCGTCTTCCAGTTCCTGTTCGCCCGCTCGCTGCCGGCGGCGGCCCAGGCCGTCGGATTCGGTCCGCTGGAGTCGAGCATCCTCGCCGACTCGGACCTCGCCTGGATCTCGATCGTCATCGTCACCGCCTGGCAGGCCATCCCCGGCACCATGCTGATCTACATCGCCGGCCTGGTGGCCATCCCCCACGACGTCTATGAGGCCTCCTCCATCGACGGGGCCGGGCCGTGGAAGCAGCTGCTGACGATCACCGTCCCGCTCATGACGGGCTACATCGTCATCAACGTGATCCTGACCTTCAAGAACTTCCTGAACGCCTACGACATCATCGTCGGCCTGACCGACGGCGGTCCGGGCACCTCCACGCGCACCGTGGCGATGACGATCTTCTCCGGGTTCACGGACGGCGACTACGCCTACCAGATGGCCACGGCCACCATCTTCTTCCTCATCACCCTGGCCATCGCCCTCGTCCAGCTGCGCCTGATGCGCCGAAAGGAGAAGTGA
- a CDS encoding ABC transporter substrate-binding protein — protein sequence MGAPPASVSRRSLIAGTAGLAALSLVGCTGGRGEATELRFYQTKREVIPYVGGLLQDFREEFPGIRPIHDTSEGTLNGMFVRSSPPDLALQLYNYEMARFVGRGELSDLSDLPETQAIADPVMEQVEIYPQYEGRTSVLPYSMMAASVIYNKEIFDEHGVEVPTTYSEFIDACETFEAADVTPVYGTYGDAWTVKQGLVDYAVGGMVDVIDFFEQLRAQGPDVGPDSPVSFSKVLREPLEKMLEIAQYTQGDARGRNYGDGNNAFASGEAAMYFQGPWALIEVGQINPDLAVGTFPLPMTEDPADNKVRVNLDLALWIPEGSRNQEEARELLQFLARPEIQDAYNDHALGFGVRTDAPDVTDERIAEMQPYVDRGAIYQGVSQGIPLTIPFESYCQDLVFGADLENMLSTLDADWARLAKRS from the coding sequence ATGGGCGCACCCCCAGCATCGGTGTCACGGCGGAGTCTCATCGCCGGAACCGCGGGGCTCGCCGCACTCTCCCTCGTCGGGTGCACCGGCGGCCGCGGTGAGGCCACCGAGCTCCGCTTCTACCAGACCAAACGCGAGGTCATCCCCTACGTCGGGGGCCTGCTGCAAGACTTCCGCGAGGAGTTCCCGGGCATCCGCCCGATCCACGACACCAGCGAGGGCACCCTCAACGGCATGTTCGTGCGCAGCTCACCGCCGGATCTCGCACTGCAGCTCTACAACTACGAGATGGCCCGATTCGTGGGGCGCGGCGAGCTGAGCGACCTCTCTGACCTGCCCGAGACGCAGGCGATCGCCGATCCTGTGATGGAACAGGTCGAGATCTACCCGCAGTACGAGGGGCGCACCTCGGTGCTGCCGTACTCGATGATGGCCGCCTCAGTCATCTACAACAAGGAGATCTTTGACGAGCACGGCGTGGAGGTGCCGACCACCTACAGCGAGTTCATCGACGCCTGCGAGACGTTCGAGGCGGCCGACGTCACACCCGTCTACGGCACCTATGGCGACGCCTGGACCGTCAAGCAGGGCCTGGTCGACTATGCGGTCGGCGGGATGGTCGACGTCATCGACTTCTTCGAGCAGCTGCGCGCCCAGGGCCCGGATGTCGGCCCCGACTCCCCGGTGTCCTTCAGCAAGGTCCTGCGCGAACCGCTGGAGAAGATGCTCGAGATCGCACAGTACACGCAGGGCGATGCCCGAGGACGCAACTACGGCGATGGAAACAACGCCTTCGCCAGCGGCGAGGCAGCGATGTACTTCCAAGGGCCCTGGGCCCTCATCGAGGTCGGGCAGATCAATCCTGATCTGGCAGTCGGCACCTTCCCGCTGCCCATGACGGAGGACCCCGCCGACAACAAGGTCCGCGTCAATCTGGACCTCGCACTCTGGATCCCCGAGGGCTCCAGAAACCAGGAGGAAGCCCGCGAGCTGCTCCAGTTTCTCGCCCGCCCAGAGATTCAGGACGCGTACAACGATCACGCGCTCGGTTTCGGAGTGCGCACAGACGCCCCGGACGTCACCGATGAACGCATCGCCGAGATGCAGCCCTATGTCGACCGCGGCGCCATCTACCAGGGAGTGTCCCAGGGCATCCCGCTCACCATCCCCTTCGAAAGCTACTGCCAGGATCTCGTCTTCGGGGCAGATCTCGAGAACATGCTCAGCACGCTCGACGCCGACTGGGCCCGCCTGGCCAAGCGCAGCTGA
- a CDS encoding ROK family protein, producing MNDVSELQAIAGQASQRTVNARRLLDVAWTGEPLTATEFMEKTGLTRATVLSVCRELVEAGWFQKVADARAAGRYAKGRPALRHAFRPDVALVVACDADEDLFTVAVADLHGVELTRVSRDVSAMRGALDRRQTLERLVDEALEEADVASGRIAAVVIGVPAPVDPEGESPPPDDAEDYWPAMNPGLATLFEERGWTVRLDNDANLGALCEASDGMGVGVRSFATLLSAERFGAGIVVDGRLLRGTRGGVGEMRVLDMVMGVEAPHGLARRARWELRRLAREGELTGELAELPEDERGAEAVFSAAERGDATALQVVDALAGRLAPVVQLLSGLLDLDRIIIAGAFASSAEPVLRRTREILSRNPTQRWAELVPSQHGADVVLRGAISAAIADVRDGALLESSADG from the coding sequence GTGAACGACGTCTCAGAACTTCAAGCCATCGCGGGTCAGGCCTCACAGCGCACGGTCAATGCCCGGCGCCTGCTCGACGTCGCATGGACCGGGGAGCCGCTGACTGCCACCGAGTTCATGGAGAAGACGGGCCTCACCCGAGCCACGGTGCTCTCCGTCTGCCGGGAGCTCGTCGAGGCCGGCTGGTTCCAGAAGGTGGCAGACGCCCGGGCCGCCGGCCGATACGCCAAAGGGCGCCCTGCGCTGCGCCATGCCTTCCGACCCGACGTCGCGCTGGTCGTGGCATGTGACGCCGACGAGGACCTGTTCACCGTCGCGGTGGCTGACCTGCACGGCGTGGAGCTGACGCGGGTCAGTCGGGATGTCAGTGCGATGCGGGGGGCCCTGGATCGACGCCAGACGTTGGAGCGACTCGTGGACGAGGCGCTGGAGGAGGCGGATGTGGCCTCGGGGCGCATCGCCGCCGTCGTCATCGGTGTTCCCGCTCCGGTGGATCCGGAGGGGGAGTCGCCCCCTCCGGATGACGCCGAGGATTATTGGCCCGCCATGAATCCGGGCCTGGCCACCCTGTTCGAGGAGCGCGGCTGGACGGTGCGGCTCGACAACGATGCGAACCTTGGCGCGCTCTGTGAGGCCTCCGACGGCATGGGTGTCGGCGTCCGCTCCTTCGCGACCCTGCTCTCCGCCGAGCGGTTCGGTGCGGGCATCGTGGTGGACGGCCGGCTGCTGCGCGGCACGCGCGGCGGTGTCGGAGAGATGCGCGTCCTGGACATGGTCATGGGGGTCGAGGCTCCTCACGGCCTGGCGCGCCGTGCGCGCTGGGAGCTGCGACGGCTGGCGCGGGAGGGTGAGCTCACCGGTGAGCTGGCCGAGCTTCCGGAGGACGAGCGCGGCGCGGAGGCGGTCTTCAGCGCGGCGGAGCGGGGTGATGCCACCGCACTGCAGGTCGTGGACGCGCTCGCCGGGCGCCTGGCCCCGGTGGTCCAGCTGCTCTCCGGGCTCCTGGACCTGGATCGGATCATCATCGCCGGGGCCTTCGCCTCCTCGGCGGAGCCGGTGCTGCGGCGCACCCGGGAGATCCTGAGCCGGAATCCGACACAGCGGTGGGCCGAGCTTGTCCCCTCCCAGCATGGTGCTGACGTCGTGCTGCGCGGCGCCATCTCGGCGGCGATCGCCGACGTGCGCGACGGAGCTCTGCTGGAGTCGAGCGCCGACGGCTGA
- a CDS encoding extracellular solute-binding protein, with amino-acid sequence MQASRITTIGATTALLLGLTACGGGGGGSEPNAWVLNGGVWPVVEEDLEAWSDENPDQAITVDSFANDVYKERIRTAVGSGEAPTLIAGWTGGTLLEYVEHDYVVDLTDSTEQLRERLIDSVVANGEVDGSIYAVPMNNVQPVVLYVNQAVFDEAGVEVPTDWDELLTAVESLNEAGVHPFALAGGSRWPMLMWASYLTDRIGGPEVFDAVVAGEPDAWSHPAIIEAMEKVQELVEADAFDPGFASVVADQNEDAQMLADGRAAMVLQGSWVYSRMLEDVPDFAASDDFRFTTFPEISGGEGDPANIVGNPANFWSVSADASDEEQQAGIDYLSEHLFNDTSVDAMLETGNIPPLEGLDEKIAETDDEEFLGFAYDAVREAPNFQLSWDQAVDPSQEQVLLENLELVFLGQITPEEFAENMDATQPE; translated from the coding sequence ATGCAGGCATCACGGATCACCACCATCGGCGCGACGACGGCGCTGCTGCTCGGCCTGACGGCCTGCGGCGGGGGAGGGGGAGGCTCTGAGCCCAATGCGTGGGTGCTCAACGGCGGAGTCTGGCCTGTCGTGGAGGAAGACCTCGAGGCGTGGAGTGACGAGAATCCCGACCAGGCCATCACTGTGGACAGCTTCGCGAACGACGTCTACAAGGAGCGCATCCGCACCGCCGTCGGCTCCGGGGAGGCGCCCACGCTCATCGCCGGCTGGACCGGCGGCACCTTGCTGGAGTACGTCGAGCACGACTACGTCGTCGATCTCACTGACTCCACCGAGCAGCTGCGCGAGCGGCTCATCGACTCCGTGGTCGCCAACGGAGAGGTCGACGGCAGCATCTACGCGGTGCCGATGAACAACGTCCAGCCGGTGGTCCTCTACGTCAATCAGGCCGTCTTCGACGAGGCGGGCGTCGAGGTTCCCACCGACTGGGACGAGCTGCTCACCGCCGTCGAGAGTCTCAACGAGGCCGGAGTCCACCCGTTCGCCCTCGCCGGCGGTTCCCGCTGGCCGATGCTGATGTGGGCCTCGTATCTCACGGATCGGATCGGCGGCCCGGAGGTCTTCGACGCCGTCGTCGCCGGAGAGCCGGACGCATGGTCCCATCCGGCGATCATCGAGGCGATGGAGAAGGTTCAGGAGCTGGTCGAGGCGGACGCCTTCGACCCCGGCTTCGCCTCGGTGGTGGCGGATCAGAACGAAGATGCACAGATGCTCGCCGACGGCCGAGCCGCGATGGTGCTGCAGGGTTCGTGGGTCTATTCACGCATGCTCGAGGACGTCCCGGACTTCGCCGCCTCCGACGACTTCAGGTTCACGACCTTCCCGGAGATCTCCGGAGGCGAGGGTGACCCTGCGAACATCGTGGGCAATCCGGCGAACTTCTGGTCGGTCTCCGCTGACGCCTCGGACGAGGAGCAGCAGGCCGGGATCGACTACCTCAGCGAGCACCTGTTCAACGACACCTCCGTGGACGCCATGCTGGAGACGGGCAACATCCCGCCGCTCGAGGGCCTGGACGAGAAGATCGCCGAGACGGACGACGAGGAGTTCCTCGGCTTCGCCTATGACGCCGTTCGCGAGGCGCCGAACTTCCAGCTCTCCTGGGACCAGGCGGTGGACCCCAGTCAGGAGCAGGTGCTGCTGGAGAACCTCGAGCTGGTCTTCCTCGGGCAGATCACTCCGGAGGAATTCGCGGAGAACATGGACGCCACCCAGCCGGAGTGA
- a CDS encoding GntR family transcriptional regulator, whose protein sequence is MSNSSSLQTPGASAPGTDSRPPVARRALRDEVYSALFDRILDGSAPAGSSMSIDALARDLNVSPTPVREALVQLEHTGLVTRVALKGYRVAPQLTGEQLRELFEMRMIVEMAAVERAASSWEALLPRLRAAHARHVRTADRVRALRTRRDDADAAGAAPEDFEDLREYMAADRDFHRVILEAAGNRYLLQTSESLSAHVQRLRQTVDHGELDLDEALAEHAAVLTAFESGDPEQMRYALRIHLEAVADRVHGDD, encoded by the coding sequence ATGAGCAACTCCTCCAGCCTCCAGACCCCAGGGGCCTCGGCACCTGGCACCGACTCCCGACCGCCGGTGGCCCGGCGCGCCCTGCGCGACGAGGTCTACAGCGCCCTGTTCGATCGGATCCTGGACGGATCGGCCCCGGCGGGAAGCTCGATGAGCATCGATGCACTGGCCCGCGACCTGAACGTCTCCCCCACTCCGGTGCGTGAGGCCCTGGTGCAGCTGGAGCACACCGGCCTGGTGACCCGGGTCGCGCTGAAGGGGTATCGCGTGGCGCCGCAGCTGACCGGCGAGCAGCTCCGCGAGCTCTTCGAGATGCGGATGATCGTGGAGATGGCCGCCGTCGAGCGTGCAGCCAGCTCCTGGGAGGCCCTGCTGCCGCGGCTCCGCGCCGCCCACGCACGGCACGTGCGCACCGCAGACCGGGTGCGCGCCCTGCGCACCCGGCGCGACGACGCCGACGCGGCAGGCGCGGCGCCGGAGGACTTCGAGGACCTGCGGGAGTACATGGCCGCAGACCGCGACTTCCACCGCGTGATCCTTGAAGCGGCGGGGAACCGCTACCTGCTGCAGACCAGTGAATCGCTCAGCGCCCACGTGCAGCGACTGCGCCAGACTGTGGACCACGGAGAGCTGGACCTCGACGAGGCGCTGGCCGAGCATGCGGCCGTGCTGACCGCCTTCGAATCCGGAGACCCCGAGCAGATGCGCTATGCACTGCGCATCCACCTGGAGGCCGTGGCCGACCGCGTGCACGGCGACGACTGA
- a CDS encoding sugar phosphate isomerase/epimerase family protein: MPADTPPSVPHTAQNWPIAGNMLAFGPTGPDGEPVSEAPTSYWADCLAQMRDLGFSHIDPTDAWLPLHRLTDARLEEFTQVLADHDLQIPSISMTRNSVVDAQHGERNLADAHRLIDIAPEFGATIVNTGFMQAFTPAQADALWFWLAEGHVDDPALRPLAVERIRELGDHAQANGIQLSLEMYEDTFIGTPDEAVAFIRDVDHAAVGLNPDLGNLVRLHRPVEDPDAMFEKVLPHTNFWHIKNYSRDFDPATGAYATVPLPLKHGYINYRRIIRRALELGFTGPFCCEHYGSDSIGVCAENRDYIRQVLGSATPARTSPISEENPA; this comes from the coding sequence ATGCCCGCCGACACCCCGCCCTCCGTCCCGCACACTGCGCAGAACTGGCCCATCGCCGGCAACATGCTCGCCTTCGGGCCCACCGGTCCGGACGGAGAGCCGGTGTCGGAGGCGCCGACGTCCTACTGGGCCGACTGCCTGGCCCAGATGCGCGACCTCGGCTTCTCCCACATCGATCCCACCGACGCCTGGCTGCCGCTGCACCGGCTCACGGACGCCCGGCTCGAGGAGTTCACGCAGGTGCTCGCCGACCACGACCTGCAGATCCCCTCGATCTCCATGACCCGCAACTCCGTGGTCGACGCCCAGCACGGGGAGCGGAACCTCGCCGACGCCCACCGGCTGATCGACATCGCCCCCGAGTTCGGTGCCACCATCGTCAACACCGGCTTCATGCAGGCCTTCACCCCTGCCCAGGCCGACGCCCTCTGGTTCTGGCTCGCCGAGGGACACGTGGACGACCCGGCACTGCGCCCCCTGGCCGTCGAACGCATCCGCGAGCTCGGGGACCATGCCCAGGCCAACGGCATTCAGCTCAGCCTGGAGATGTACGAGGACACCTTCATCGGAACCCCCGACGAGGCGGTCGCCTTCATCCGCGACGTCGACCACGCCGCCGTCGGGCTGAACCCCGACCTGGGCAACCTGGTGCGCCTGCACCGTCCTGTGGAGGACCCCGACGCGATGTTCGAGAAGGTCCTTCCGCACACCAACTTCTGGCACATCAAGAACTACTCCCGGGACTTCGACCCCGCCACCGGGGCCTACGCAACCGTGCCCCTGCCGCTCAAGCACGGCTACATCAACTACCGGCGCATCATCCGCCGGGCGCTGGAGCTCGGCTTCACCGGACCCTTCTGCTGCGAGCACTACGGCTCCGACTCGATCGGCGTCTGCGCCGAGAACCGCGACTACATCCGCCAGGTGCTGGGTTCCGCGACGCCGGCCCGCACCTCACCCATCTCAGAGGAGAACCCCGCATGA